The genomic stretch GAATGCTGACGGCGAGCATCCCTGCCAGAGCGCCCAGCCCGGCCACGGCCCCGGTGCGCAGCGCCGCGCTGACGGACCGGTGGCGCCAGGCAGTGGTGAGCGTGACCACGAACAGCAGCACGCTCGGCAGCGTGACCCAGGTGCTCAGGACACCGCCCTGTTCGTGAGCTAATGACCAGCGCGAGGCGATGAACACGCCACCGGCCACGAGTACCGCGACACCCGAGGCCTGCAGCCAGGCGCCTTGCGTCAGCCCGGATCGCAGCGCGGTCCATGTCCCGCCGAGGGCGAACCGGCGCCGCTCGCGCGGCGTGTCGATCGCCGCGAGTTCGGCACGCAGCGCGGTGCCCCAGGCGGCTTGGTTGCCGGGTAGGTCAGCGGTTGCCAGCTCAAGCAACACCTGCCAGGAATCGCGATGCTGTCTGCCCTCCGCCTGGCGGCGGGCACCGAGTGCCGCACCGAGGACGGGCCACGGCAGCGCCCAGACCAGCGTGGCGAAGAAGGCGTCGAACGGCACGAGCAGATCTCCCTCGCCGAGGTTGCCGACGACGGGGAAGGCACCAGGATCGGCCAGGTATGCGGCGCGCAGGGGCAGGTGGGCAACTGCTGCACCGGCGGTGACGGCGAGCAGGGCGAGCACCCCGGCGACGGTTCCGGCGCCGAAGCTGCGGGCACGCGCCGCCGCGCCGGCGGCGATTGCGGCGAGCAGCCCGCACCCGGCGGCGGCCAGCAGTCCGAGCGCCAATGTCAGCAGCACGACGTCGAAGCCCCAGTCCGAGCCGCGAGGCGCCGCGGCGAGGTAGGCCTGTTCCAGCGCGGCGGTGAGCGCGGCGGCGCCGACGGCGAGGGTGATCAGTGCTGGCCAGACGGGCCTCCGGGCGCCGTTGCGCAGCGCGGCGCCGAGGTGGGCGGGAAGGCTTCGCGCGCCTGCCTGGCGCGCGGCGCCGGTCAGATGGATCGCGAGCACCAGCAGCGCGAGCAGGGGCGGCACGAGCATCACCGGGAGGAGCAGGAATGCGAACATCGGAGGCCTCCGGACGGTGGTCGGGTCAGGTGGTCCGCGGCGAGAGCCGGGTCGCGCGCGGGGTGGCCGGGGCCTCGGCAGCGCGAGCCCTGGCGGTGAGGGTGCGGGCGAGTTCGGCACCTGCGGTGCTGAGCCGGTAGAGGTGGCGGGCGGGCCGACCGCGGGGCGGGGCAGTTTCCCAGGAGGTCTCGACGTGGCCGCGTTCGGCGAGGCGGATCAGGATCGGGTAGACAGTTCCAGCTTTGAGGTCGAGGGTGCGGCACAGGTCGTAGCCGTGGCTCCAGTTCTCGCCGGTTTCAGCGAGGGCGATGAGCACTGCGGCGGTCTGCGGTGAGGGACGTCGGTCACGTACCATGCTCTCAATATCTATCTAGATAGAGTTATCCGCAAGCCCCAGCCCGCTTCCGCCCGCTCAGGCTCGCACCCAAGGCGGTGGGGCCGGCTGCGGGCTGCGACGCGGTGGGGTCGCTCAGAAACGGCAGGGCCGCCCGCGGCGAGGGGGGAGCCTCGCGGCGGGCGGCCGGTTCGACAGGGTCAGGAGCGGGGGCCCACCAGCTCGGGTTCGGGCTGGGGCGGGGTCACGGCCGCGGCCGTGTGGCGGCCCCGGGGGCGCATGAAGCGGGGCGCCCACCAGTTGGCCTTGCCCAGCAGCGTCATCGCCGAGGGCAGGACCACCGCGCGGATGATGGTGGCGTCGAGCAGGATCGCGGCGGCCAGGCCGATGCCCAGCTGCTTCATGTCGATCGTGGACAGCGTGGCGAAGATCGAGAACACCGCGACCATCACCAGGGCCGCGCTGCTCACCGTGCCGGCCGAACCGGTGATGCCCTCGGCCACCGCCTCGCGGGTCGGCACGCCGCGCAGCACCGCCTCGCGGATCCGGGACACCACGAACACGTGGTAGTCCATCGACAGGCCGAACAGCACCACGAACAGGAACAGCGGCAGCCAGCTGACGATCGCGTCCATCGACGTGAAGCCGAGCAGGTCGGGCGCCCAGCTGCCCTGGAAGACCAGCACCAGCAGCCCGTACGCCGCCCCGACGGAGAGCAGGTTGAGCATGATCGAGGTGGCCGCGACCACGACCGACCGGAACGTCCAGGCCATCATGAGGAACGTCAGCAGCAGCACGACCCCGGCCACCAGCGGCAGCGTCCGCCAGATGTGCTCGGCGTAGTCCTCGTTGTCGGCCACCCCGCCGCCGACCGCGTACGTCACGCCGGGCACCCCGTTGAGCGCGGCCGGCACCAGGTCGGAGCGCAGCCGGTGCAGCGAGTCGGATGCCTCGTCACTGCGCGACGAGAACGGCGTCGCCACGTGCAGCACCGAGACCGTCTTGTCCGGCGAGACCTCGATGTCCGGCCCGCCCTGCTCGAGCGGCGCGAACAGCCTGTCGCCCTGGGTGCTCTGCGCGAGGTTCTTCAGAGCGGCCTGCACGGCGGGAGCGGAAGCGGCGGGCGCCGAGACCGCGATCAGGTGGTTGGTGCCGTTGCTCGGGTAGGCCGCGGTCAGCCGGTCGTACGCCTGCATGGCCGGCGTCGTGCGGGGCAGGTCTTCGGTGCCGGGGAACTTGAGGTTCATGCCGAGCGCCGGAACGGCCAGGGCCAGCAGCGCCAGCACGCTCACCAGCAGCGTGGCGACCGGCCAGCGCAGCGCCGGGTGCAGAACCGCCCGCCAGAACCGCGACCCGCCGCCGGAGTTGCGGGCGGACAGGCGCCACAGCAGCGGCACCCGCGGCCGGTCGACCCAGCGGCCCAGCTTGGCCAGGATCGCGGGCAGCACGGTCAGCGAGCCGAGCACGGCCACCGCGACCACGAGGATCGAGCCGACGGCGAGCGACGAGAACGTGGAGTCGCCGGCGAGGAACAGCCCGGCCATCGCGATGATGACGGCCGTGCCGCTGACCACCACGGCGTGCCCGGAGGTCTCGGCGGCGATCTCGACCGCGTCGACGTGGCCGCGGCCCTTGGCCCGTTCCTCCCGTTCCCGGCGTACGTAGAACAGCGAGTAGTCGACGCCGACGGCCATGCCGATCAGCAGGATGACGCTGGCGGTGGCGTCACTCGACGGCACCAGGTGCGAGGCCAGTGTGGACAGCCCCATCGCGGCGGCCACGGACGACAACGCCAGCAGCACCGGCACCCCGGCGGCGATCAGCGCGCCGAAGACCAGGATGAGGATCGCGAGGGTGACCGGCAGGCTGAGGATCTCGGCCCGCTTGAAGTCCTCGCCCAGCGTGTCGTCCAGCGCCTTGCCGATGGAGGGGCCGCCGACCTGTTCGACCCTCAGTTCGGGGTGGGTGGCCTGCACCTCGGCGGTGGCCGAGCGCAGCGGCTCGACGCGGTCCGCGGCGGTGTCGGGGTCGCCGGCCATGGTGATCGGCACCAGCAGCGCCGAGCCGTCGTTGGCCGGGATGGGCTTGCCGACCTCGGCCACCCCGGTGACCGTGCGCAGCTTCGTGGTGGCGTCAGCGGCGGCCTTCTGCGCGGCTGCGGTGTCGAGCTTGCCCGTGCGGGCCGTGATCAGCACGTTGTCGACAGCGGGCTCGTCGGCGAACCCGGCCTTGTCGATCATCACGTACGCGCGTCCGGCCTCGCCGATCGCGTCGTCCTGCGGGGTCGCCTCCTTGAGGCCGGCCGAGTTGCCGCCCACGAAGCACACCGCCACGAAGACCACCCAGAGCGCGATCGCGCGCCACGGATGTTCGGCGCTCCAGCGCGCCATGCGTACCGTCACCGGTCGCCTGCCCATCGTTGCCCCCCAGTACGAATCCGTTTGTCGCACTGAAGGTATGGAGGGCGCGAGCCGGGCACATCGGGGCCGAACCCCGGTCGGCCCCCGACCCCGCGACACGCCGATGAGCGTCGGAAACCCGACGCCACGCCGCGGAAAGGCCCGCAAACCGGCCATACGGATCAGGGTTTACCCCGGGACTTCCCGGATTCGCCGCCCTTGATCTCCGCTACTAGGTTGTCCCCATGCGACAACGAAAGAGGTCGATTCTTGCCGCGACGGCCGCCGCCGCGCTGGTGTTCCTCGGGTCCGCGGGCCCGGCGAACGCTATCGCGAACGGCGACCCCGTCGAGCCGGGCCGGTATGCCTTCTCGGTCAAACTGACCATGACGGGCATCCCGACCGCCAACGGCGGCAAGCGCAACAGCGCGTGTTCCGGCGCCCTGATCGCACCCCAGTGGGTGATCACCGCCGGGCACTGCTTCCGCGACCAGAACGGGGTGCGCGTCGAGCGTCCGGTGGCCGATTCGACGCTCGCGACGATCGGCCGCACCGATCTGACGAACACCGAGAGGGGGCAGGAACTCGAGATCGTGGCGGTGCGTCAGTCGTCCACGGCCGACGTGTCGCTGGCCAAGCTGGCGGAGCCGGTCCGGGGCGTCCGCCCGATCCGGGTGGGCCGTACGGCTCCGCAGGCCGGGGACATTCTGCGGGTCACGGGTTACGGGTCCACCACGAGCGTCAATCCCGCGCCGGTCACCTGGCTGCGTACGGGGAAGATGGAGGTGGTCGCGCTCAGCGACTCGGTCACCCAGGTCAAGGGCCAATCGCCCCAGGCCGACACCACGCCTTGCCCGTACGACTCGGGTGGTCCGTTCTTCGTCGAGCGGGGTAAGCGGCCGCCGCTGCTCGTGGCGGTGGTCAGCAACGGCCCGTCGTGCCCGCACGACAGCATCGAGAACGCGGCCCGCGTCGACAATCTCGCCTCCTGGGTCTCGCAAGTCACACACTGACGTCTGTTGGCCGGGCCGGTTACGGGGAAACCCGTAGCCGGCCCTTTCGTATGCGGTGAACTTGACGTGATGCCCTCTCGCATTGTGAGGACCGCCACGGTCGGTAACCGACCAGCCTGGTCCATAACCGACTAGGGTGGTCCGCATGCCGCGTCCGACGAAGCAGCAGATCGACGACGAGATCCTGGAGACCGCCGCGGCCCTGTTCGCGCGGCACGGGTTCAGGGAGACGTCGATCCAGCGCATCGCCGACGCGGTGGGCTACTCCAAGACGGGCCTGCTCCACCGCTATCCCAGCAAGGAGGCGCTGCAACAGGCGGTCATCGACCACGCCCTGCGCGACATCCGCGCGGTGGCCGACACCGTCCGCGACCTGCCTCCCGGCCCGCAGCGTGACCGGGCGGCCGTCGGCGGCATCGCGCGTCTGGCGATGGAGGGTCCCGGCACGGTCTCGCTGCTGCTCACGTATCTGGCCGACACGCAGGACGACGAGTTCGGCCGCATCCTCGAGGAGATCGGCGAAGTGATCTTCGAGTGCTTCGCGACCGACCCCGAGGCCGAGCCGGCCCGGGCCCTTCGGGTCGTGGGCGCCCTGGGCGCAGTGGCCGTGGCTGGGGTCGCGCTGCGCGACAAGCCGCTCGCCGTGACCCTCGACGACCTCATCGACATCAGTTACGACGCGCTCGGCCACGGCCGGGCCGCGTCCGCACAGCCGCGCCCGTAACGACGAGCAAGGGAACACGCACATGGCAACGTTGCTGCATCGCCTCGGACTGGGTGCCGTCCGCCACAAGGCGCTGGTCATGGTCGCCTGGCTGGTAGCCGTGATCGCGCTCGGCGCCGGCGCCGCCACGCTCTCGGGCACGATGGTCAACTCGTTCTCGATCCCGGGGCAGGAGTCGACCAAGGCCCTCGACCTGATGGAGGAGCGGTTCGGCGCCGCCTCGGCCGGCGCCACGGCTCAGGTGGTGATGCAGGCGCCCGGCGCCGGCAGGATCACCGACCGGGCCACCGCCGCCCAGGTCGCTCAGGTCGTGGCCAAGCTGCAGAAACTGCCCGGGGTCGTGGCGGCCACGAACCCGCTCGACCCGCAGGCGCCCACGGTCTCGCAGGACCAGACCGCCGCCTACAGCACGGTCACCTACGGCGTGCAGGCCTCCGAGATCACCGTCGAGGAGCGTGAGGCGCTGACCGCGGTGGTCGACGAGTCCCGCGGGGCCGGCCTGATCGTCGAGGCCCGTGGCGAGGCCACGCAGGAGTCGGGCGCCGACATCGGTGGCGCCGGCGAGATCCTCGGCGTGGTCGTGGCGCTGGTCGTGCTGGCCGTCACGTACGGCTCGCTCGTGCTGGCCGGCATGAACCTGCTGACCGCGCTGGCCGGGGTGGCGATCGGCGCGCTCGGCATCACCACGCTCAGCGGCTTCGCGGAGCTGCAGTCCACCACCCCGATCCTCGCGGTCATGCTGGGCCTGGCCGTTGGCATCGACTACGCGCTGTTCATCGTCACCCGGTTCCGCCAGGAGCTGCGCCGCGGCCTGCCGGTGCCCGAGGCGGTCGCCCTCGCGGTCGGCACGGCCGGCTCCGCCGTGGTCACGGCCGGCCTCACGGTGGTGATCGCGCTGGCCGGCCTGGCGGTCGCCGGCATCCCGTTCCTCACCGAGATGGGCATCGCCGCCGCGGCCACCATCGTCTTCGCCGTGCTGGTCGCGATCACCCTGGTGCCCGCCTTCCTCGGCGCCATCGGCATGCGGGCGCTGCCCAAGCGCGAGCGGGTCAACCCCACCGTTTCCGTACGCCGGGACCGCGGCTTCTATCGCGGCTGGGCCCACATGGTGACCCACCAGCGCGTGCTCAGCCTGATCGTGGCCGTCGCGGCACTGGCCGTCATCGCGATCCCGTTCTTCTCGATGCAGACCACGCTCATCCAGCGCGCCGCCGAGGGCAGCACCCAGGAGAAGGCCGACGCGATCATCGCCGAGCGGTTCGGGCCGGGTTTCGCGGGCCCGTTGCTGGTGCTGGTCGACGGCTCCGGCGCCCCGGCGTACGCGACGACCGTACGGGAAGAGATCTCTGCCCTGCCCGATGTCGCCTTCGTGGCCGAGCCGCGCCCCAGCCAGGCCGGCGACGCGGCGCTGATCACGATCATCCCGAAGTCGGGGCCGGAGGACACCGCCACGATGGATCTGGTGCACGCCATCCGTGACGACGTGGCCGACGGGCCGGGCGCCGAGGTGTACGTGACCGGGCAGACCGCCGTCAGCATCGACGTGTCGGAGAAGCTCGACCAGGCGCTGCCGATCTATCTGGTGCTGGTCGTCGGTCTGGCCTTCGTGCTGCTGGTGCTGGTCTTTCGTTCGCTGCTGGTGCCGGTCGTCGGCGTGCTCGGCTTCCTGCTCACCATCGGCGCCGCGCTCGGCGCCACCACCGCGGTGTTCCAGTGGGGCTGGCTCTCCGACCTGGTCAACGCGCAGACCACCGGCCCGCTGCTGAGCCTGGCGCCGATCATCATCGTCGGCATCCTGTTCGGCCTGGCCATGGACTACCAGGTCTTCCTGGTCTCGCGGATGCATGAGGCGTATGCCCACGGCGCCGGGCCGCGCGACGCGGTGGTCACCGGCTTCCGGCAGGCCGCCCCGGTGGTCGTGGCCGCCGCAACCATCATGTTCTCGGTCTTCGCCGGGTTCGTGCCCGAGGGTAACGACACGATCAAGCCGATCGCGTTCGCGCTGGCCATCGGCATCCTGTTCGACGCCATCGTGGTCCGCATGGTGATCGTGCCGGCGGCGATCGCGCTGCTGGGCCGGTCCGCCTGGTGGCTGCCGAGGTGGCTGAGCTGGCTCCCGTCGGTCGACGTGGAGGGCGCCGCCCTGGAAAGGCACGTTCCGGACGACGCGCGCGACATCGAGGAACACGCTCACGCCGCGTAAAATGGGGCGTATGCCGTAAATATCCGGAAGCAGGTCGCCCAATCACCCACGTAACGACCGTCCGGCTTGCTGGAATTGGGGCATGTGGCCGGAACATGAAGAGGATACGGGCGGGCTCCCAGGCGCCGAGGTCAGAGCGGCCCTGGAGACCTGGCGCTCCGGCCTGGTCGACCTGACCGGCGCCAACCCCCTGCTCAACTTCGCCCGGGTCGCCTCGGGCGCCGTCGAGATCACCGGCCCGGCGCCCAAGGCGATCGTCAAGGTCCTGCAGGAGGGCGGCGGCTACAGCTTCCACGCCGAGGGCCCGGACACCCCCGTGCACGTGCTGCGCACCGAGCTGCCCGAGGAGCAGCTCGGCGCGTTGCTGCACGGGTTCTGGCGCCGTTCCCGCCAGGAGATGCTCGACCGGGGGGTCTCGCCGCTCTTCCTGGGCCTGGGCATGCTGCACTGGGCGGACGACGACGGGACCCCGTACGAGAGCCCGATCCTGCTCATCCCGGTCGAGATCGACCCGGCCGGCCCGCGGCTGATCGCCCGTCCCGAGGACCCGATCGTCAACCCCGCCCTGACCGTGCGCATGGACGACCTCGACATCGAGTTTCCTGAGATCAACTCGCTGGCCGAGCTCGACGTCACCGTGCTCTGGGCCATGGTCGACGTCGCGATCGGCGAGCGGCGCGGCTGGTACGCCGACGAGACGATCACGCTGTCCTGCCTGAGCGTGCACCGCGAGGCGATGTACTACGACCTGTACGAGAACGAGCCCCACATCGTCGAGCACCCTGTCGTCCGCGCCCTGGCCACGCGCGACGCCGACCGTGCGTTCGCCTTCGAGCCCACCCCGGTCGAGCGCATCGACGTCGTGGCGCCGCCCGAGGACGTCCCGCTGATCCTCGACGCCGACGCCACCCAGCGGGTCGCCGTGGCCGCCGCCGTGGCCGGGCGCAGCTTCGTGCTCGACGGCCCGCCCGGCACCGGCAAGTCGCAGACGGTCGCCAACATCGTCGGCGGGCTGATGCACGCGGGCAAACGGGTGCTGGTCGTCTCGGAAAAGGCCGCCGCGCTCGACACCGTGCAGCGCCGGCTCACCGAGGCCGGGCTCGGCAACTACCTGCTGGCCCTGCACAGCGACCTGACCGGGCGGCGCGAGGTGGCCGACGCGCTGGCCACCGCGCTCGAGACCGATTCCGTGCCGCTGGCGACCATGGACCCGATCGACCGGCGAGCCGTGCGGGAGCGGCGGGAGAGGCTCACCTCGTACGCGGAAGCCTTGAACCGCATCCGTCAGCCGCTCGGCCGCAGCCTCTTCGACGTGCTGGGCATCTGTGCCCGCCTGCTCGACGTGCCGGCCGCCCCGGTCGCGACGGTCGACCCGCACGAGCTCACCGCGGACGCCGTCCATCGCATCCGCGACGCGGTGGCTCGGCTCGGCCGGGTACGCAGCGACACGTACACCTGGCGCGAGGCGACAGACCGGGAGCCGCTCGACGGCCGCCTGCGCCAGGCCCTGACCGCCCTCGGCATCCTGGCCGAGACGGTGATCGCCAACTCGACCCTGGCCGACGCGTTCGACCTGCACGAACCGGCCGGCGCGGCCCGGCTGGCCGCGCTCTCGGCCCACGCCGCCAAGCGCCCGGTCAAGGTCGAGGAGGACTGGCTGACGATCGACAGCATCCAGCCGGTGCAGAAGGCGGCCACCGACCTCACCCACCATCTGGCCGCGCTGCGCTACGGCGGCATCCCGTGGGCCGAGCTGCCCTCGGCCGACGAGATGGCCGCCGTCCCGGACCTGTCGCACCTGGTCCCCGAGCCGGTCGAC from Paractinoplanes brasiliensis encodes the following:
- a CDS encoding PadR family transcriptional regulator, which produces MVRDRRPSPQTAAVLIALAETGENWSHGYDLCRTLDLKAGTVYPILIRLAERGHVETSWETAPPRGRPARHLYRLSTAGAELARTLTARARAAEAPATPRATRLSPRTT
- a CDS encoding MMPL family transporter translates to MTVRMARWSAEHPWRAIALWVVFVAVCFVGGNSAGLKEATPQDDAIGEAGRAYVMIDKAGFADEPAVDNVLITARTGKLDTAAAQKAAADATTKLRTVTGVAEVGKPIPANDGSALLVPITMAGDPDTAADRVEPLRSATAEVQATHPELRVEQVGGPSIGKALDDTLGEDFKRAEILSLPVTLAILILVFGALIAAGVPVLLALSSVAAAMGLSTLASHLVPSSDATASVILLIGMAVGVDYSLFYVRREREERAKGRGHVDAVEIAAETSGHAVVVSGTAVIIAMAGLFLAGDSTFSSLAVGSILVVAVAVLGSLTVLPAILAKLGRWVDRPRVPLLWRLSARNSGGGSRFWRAVLHPALRWPVATLLVSVLALLALAVPALGMNLKFPGTEDLPRTTPAMQAYDRLTAAYPSNGTNHLIAVSAPAASAPAVQAALKNLAQSTQGDRLFAPLEQGGPDIEVSPDKTVSVLHVATPFSSRSDEASDSLHRLRSDLVPAALNGVPGVTYAVGGGVADNEDYAEHIWRTLPLVAGVVLLLTFLMMAWTFRSVVVAATSIMLNLLSVGAAYGLLVLVFQGSWAPDLLGFTSMDAIVSWLPLFLFVVLFGLSMDYHVFVVSRIREAVLRGVPTREAVAEGITGSAGTVSSAALVMVAVFSIFATLSTIDMKQLGIGLAAAILLDATIIRAVVLPSAMTLLGKANWWAPRFMRPRGRHTAAAVTPPQPEPELVGPRS
- a CDS encoding S1 family peptidase, with translation MRQRKRSILAATAAAALVFLGSAGPANAIANGDPVEPGRYAFSVKLTMTGIPTANGGKRNSACSGALIAPQWVITAGHCFRDQNGVRVERPVADSTLATIGRTDLTNTERGQELEIVAVRQSSTADVSLAKLAEPVRGVRPIRVGRTAPQAGDILRVTGYGSTTSVNPAPVTWLRTGKMEVVALSDSVTQVKGQSPQADTTPCPYDSGGPFFVERGKRPPLLVAVVSNGPSCPHDSIENAARVDNLASWVSQVTH
- a CDS encoding TetR/AcrR family transcriptional regulator, with the translated sequence MPRPTKQQIDDEILETAAALFARHGFRETSIQRIADAVGYSKTGLLHRYPSKEALQQAVIDHALRDIRAVADTVRDLPPGPQRDRAAVGGIARLAMEGPGTVSLLLTYLADTQDDEFGRILEEIGEVIFECFATDPEAEPARALRVVGALGAVAVAGVALRDKPLAVTLDDLIDISYDALGHGRAASAQPRP
- a CDS encoding MMPL family transporter, yielding MATLLHRLGLGAVRHKALVMVAWLVAVIALGAGAATLSGTMVNSFSIPGQESTKALDLMEERFGAASAGATAQVVMQAPGAGRITDRATAAQVAQVVAKLQKLPGVVAATNPLDPQAPTVSQDQTAAYSTVTYGVQASEITVEEREALTAVVDESRGAGLIVEARGEATQESGADIGGAGEILGVVVALVVLAVTYGSLVLAGMNLLTALAGVAIGALGITTLSGFAELQSTTPILAVMLGLAVGIDYALFIVTRFRQELRRGLPVPEAVALAVGTAGSAVVTAGLTVVIALAGLAVAGIPFLTEMGIAAAATIVFAVLVAITLVPAFLGAIGMRALPKRERVNPTVSVRRDRGFYRGWAHMVTHQRVLSLIVAVAALAVIAIPFFSMQTTLIQRAAEGSTQEKADAIIAERFGPGFAGPLLVLVDGSGAPAYATTVREEISALPDVAFVAEPRPSQAGDAALITIIPKSGPEDTATMDLVHAIRDDVADGPGAEVYVTGQTAVSIDVSEKLDQALPIYLVLVVGLAFVLLVLVFRSLLVPVVGVLGFLLTIGAALGATTAVFQWGWLSDLVNAQTTGPLLSLAPIIIVGILFGLAMDYQVFLVSRMHEAYAHGAGPRDAVVTGFRQAAPVVVAAATIMFSVFAGFVPEGNDTIKPIAFALAIGILFDAIVVRMVIVPAAIALLGRSAWWLPRWLSWLPSVDVEGAALERHVPDDARDIEEHAHAA